The proteins below come from a single uncultured Carboxylicivirga sp. genomic window:
- a CDS encoding ABC transporter permease, which produces MFDRDRWQEIINAIKKNKLRSILTAFGVFWAIFMLIVMTGSGNGLKNGITAGVKDFATNSAFMWTENTTVAFEGFKRGRHWSINNDDIIAIKDQVPEVEVISPRLNGWNLRSGENVVRGKRSAAFNVMGDYPTYKKIDPCTLPYGRYINDEDIRLKRKVCIIGEKVYEIMFDKDEDPVGEYIRVNGVYFMVVGVFKSNNPNINIGSNKKETIYLPFTSMQQTFNYGDQVHYFGFTAKKGVKVKDVIAKITPILQKNHKISPDDMEAIGKIDVENQIQTMFFIFLGINILIWVVGIGTLIAGAVGISNIMLVIVKERTKEIGIQRAIGAKPSIIVGQLLTESVFLTTVAGFIGLAFGTFVLYIVDAGIEASRAMATGEEETFFLNPEIGLPLALSALAMLIFVGFIAGLIPAMKAIKIKPIEALRHE; this is translated from the coding sequence GGTTCCGGCAACGGACTTAAAAACGGAATTACTGCAGGTGTAAAAGATTTTGCCACCAATAGTGCCTTTATGTGGACAGAAAATACAACTGTTGCCTTCGAAGGATTTAAAAGAGGCAGACACTGGAGCATTAATAATGATGATATCATTGCTATTAAGGATCAGGTGCCGGAAGTGGAAGTTATTTCGCCACGATTGAACGGCTGGAATCTACGAAGCGGCGAAAATGTGGTGCGAGGCAAACGCTCAGCAGCATTTAATGTGATGGGTGATTATCCGACTTATAAAAAAATCGATCCCTGTACCCTGCCGTATGGCCGATACATAAACGACGAAGATATCAGACTAAAACGTAAGGTTTGTATCATTGGAGAGAAAGTATATGAAATAATGTTTGATAAGGATGAAGATCCTGTTGGAGAATACATCAGAGTAAATGGAGTATACTTTATGGTTGTGGGAGTATTTAAAAGTAATAATCCCAATATCAACATTGGAAGTAATAAAAAAGAAACCATTTATCTGCCATTTACTTCGATGCAACAAACCTTTAATTATGGCGATCAGGTGCACTACTTTGGCTTTACAGCTAAAAAAGGAGTAAAAGTAAAGGATGTTATTGCCAAGATAACGCCTATCCTACAGAAAAACCATAAGATATCGCCCGATGACATGGAAGCGATTGGTAAGATTGATGTTGAAAATCAGATTCAAACCATGTTCTTTATCTTTTTAGGAATTAACATTCTTATTTGGGTAGTAGGAATTGGAACACTGATAGCTGGAGCCGTAGGAATCAGCAACATCATGCTTGTAATTGTTAAAGAGCGAACCAAAGAAATTGGAATTCAGCGTGCCATTGGAGCCAAACCCTCCATTATTGTAGGACAGTTATTAACCGAATCGGTATTTCTTACTACAGTAGCCGGTTTTATTGGCCTGGCCTTTGGAACGTTTGTACTATATATAGTTGATGCCGGAATTGAAGCATCACGAGCTATGGCCACCGGCGAAGAAGAAACATTCTTCCTTAATCCCGAAATTGGGTTACCATTAGCCCTTTCAGCATTAGCCATGTTAATATTTGTTGGTTTTATTGCCGGATTAATTCCTGCCATGAAAGCCATTAAAATAAAACCAATTGAAGCATTACGTCACGAATAA